Proteins from one Acidobacteriota bacterium genomic window:
- a CDS encoding DUF2141 domain-containing protein gives MTNHRNRIAFVLAVMALSACASAPPGTPELRPEGHGRVEVTVTGFKNDEGAARVALFLDARVWPDGDGSIFGTAVAPISDGQAVAVFEEVPAGPFAVSVFHDEDGDGELDSTALGIPSEPYGFSGDARDLFGPPSFEEARIELAAGETQQITIRVK, from the coding sequence ATGACCAACCACCGCAATCGAATCGCGTTCGTTCTCGCTGTCATGGCTCTCTCGGCCTGCGCCTCGGCGCCACCGGGAACCCCGGAGCTCCGACCCGAGGGACACGGCCGGGTCGAGGTCACCGTGACAGGATTCAAAAACGATGAGGGAGCGGCCCGCGTCGCCCTCTTTCTTGATGCCAGAGTATGGCCCGACGGGGACGGCTCCATCTTCGGCACCGCGGTGGCTCCCATCAGCGATGGCCAGGCTGTTGCTGTCTTCGAGGAAGTGCCGGCCGGCCCCTTCGCGGTTTCCGTATTCCACGACGAAGACGGCGACGGTGAGCTCGATTCGACGGCGCTTGGCATTCCGTCGGAGCCCTACGGTTTTTCGGGCGACGCCCGCGATCTCTTTGGACCGCCGAGCTTCGAGGAAGCGCGAATCGAGCTCGCCGCGGGAGAAACGCAACAGATCACCATTCGGGTCAAGTAG
- a CDS encoding FAD-dependent oxidoreductase, which produces MEELILPRRGTHDKIRAPQTAVIAGGGLAGIAAAVALAERGVTVVLAERESFLGGRAGAWTDRLASGESFEMERGFHAFFRQYYNLQALLRRIDDGLTFLEPLEDYPILGPGGQVESFSGLPKKPPWNVVALTKRTPTLGLRDLIKVNGLAALSMLRYERGWTYARYDEQTAAQYLDSLRFPPDARRMLFDVFAHSFFNPEEAMSAGELLMMFHFYFSGNPEGLIFDVSKRPFSKSIWGPLSDYITGLGVDVRTGCTVSRIAKGTERKWSVDLDGEIVEADFVVLALTVPGLQAVVAESPDLDDADFRRSVHGLALTHPFAVWRLWFDRPANVGRQPFVGTTGVGSLDNISLYNLFEDESRSWSERTGGSVVELHAYAVDPKMGEPEIREDLLSALDTFYPEYAGARVVEERFLIRHDCPAFAPGSHSDRPGVPTPHEGVVLAGDFVRLPIPSALMERAVASGFLAANHLLAPQAVKPEPIRSIPRRGLFGRRRRETEASCMR; this is translated from the coding sequence ATGGAAGAACTGATCCTGCCGCGACGGGGTACGCACGATAAGATCCGAGCGCCGCAGACGGCGGTCATCGCTGGCGGCGGTCTCGCAGGAATCGCCGCGGCGGTGGCCCTCGCGGAGCGTGGCGTCACGGTCGTTCTGGCCGAGCGTGAGTCCTTTCTCGGCGGCCGCGCCGGGGCGTGGACCGACCGCCTCGCCTCTGGCGAATCGTTCGAGATGGAACGCGGCTTTCACGCCTTTTTTCGCCAGTACTACAATCTTCAGGCTCTCCTCCGACGGATCGATGACGGGCTGACATTCCTCGAACCCCTCGAGGATTATCCGATTCTCGGCCCCGGAGGCCAGGTAGAGTCCTTCTCGGGGTTGCCCAAGAAACCCCCGTGGAATGTCGTCGCTCTCACCAAAAGGACACCGACTCTCGGTCTGAGAGATCTCATCAAGGTCAACGGCCTCGCCGCGCTTTCAATGCTCCGCTACGAACGAGGGTGGACCTACGCACGTTACGACGAACAGACCGCCGCCCAGTATCTGGATTCGCTCAGGTTCCCACCCGACGCCCGACGCATGCTGTTCGATGTCTTCGCCCACTCCTTTTTCAATCCGGAGGAGGCGATGTCGGCGGGAGAGCTGTTGATGATGTTCCACTTCTACTTCTCGGGCAACCCGGAGGGGCTTATCTTCGATGTCTCGAAAAGACCCTTCTCGAAGTCCATCTGGGGCCCCCTGTCCGACTACATAACGGGGCTGGGAGTCGACGTGCGGACCGGCTGCACCGTATCGCGGATCGCGAAAGGCACCGAAAGGAAGTGGAGCGTCGACCTCGACGGGGAGATCGTGGAAGCCGACTTCGTGGTCCTCGCCCTGACCGTGCCCGGCCTCCAGGCCGTCGTAGCCGAGTCGCCCGACCTCGACGACGCCGATTTCCGCCGCTCGGTGCACGGCCTGGCCCTCACCCACCCCTTCGCCGTCTGGCGGCTATGGTTCGACCGGCCGGCCAACGTCGGTCGGCAGCCGTTTGTCGGGACCACCGGTGTCGGATCGCTCGACAACATCTCGTTGTACAACCTCTTTGAAGACGAGAGCAGAAGCTGGTCCGAACGGACCGGCGGATCGGTGGTGGAGCTTCACGCCTACGCCGTCGATCCCAAAATGGGCGAGCCCGAGATCCGCGAGGACCTCCTGAGCGCCCTCGACACCTTCTACCCCGAGTACGCCGGCGCTCGGGTCGTCGAGGAGCGTTTCCTGATCCGGCACGACTGTCCAGCCTTCGCTCCAGGATCCCATTCCGATCGACCTGGTGTTCCAACCCCGCACGAGGGCGTCGTGCTGGCCGGTGATTTTGTTCGCCTGCCGATTCCCAGCGCATTGATGGAGCGCGCGGTGGCTTCGGGCTTTCTCGCCGCAAACCACCTGCTGGCGCCCCAAGCCGTCAAACCCGAGCCCATACGCTCGATCCCGCGGCGCGGCCTCTTCGGCCGCCGTAGGAGAGAGACGGAAGCGAGTTGCATGCGATGA
- a CDS encoding DUF5914 domain-containing protein translates to MSKLLKFGPPLPAVEVPKSSLAPDWQQARPRAISRSLRRALDRPHGNWYVVGESRSFGEKAQRLRIAGEDLVGWRVDGELLIAPDACPHMGASLSDGRVREGRLVCPWHALALGKEGHGDWKMFAVHEDGVLSWVRIGPEVPGTPLPILAPRPDIHLEGVIRLEARCDPEDIIANRLDPWHGVHFHPYSFAALTVLDLDDDIVKVRVAKRLLGRIVAETDATFHSPEPRSIVMTIVEGEGKGSVVETHATPIEPGRTLVVEATLATSDRAGFRHARKLQRFIRPFIERSARRLWVDDAAYAERLYELRNRSTGSKSERGDAIHG, encoded by the coding sequence ATGAGCAAGCTCCTGAAGTTCGGTCCGCCGCTCCCAGCTGTGGAGGTCCCCAAGTCCTCCCTCGCTCCCGATTGGCAACAGGCCAGACCCCGAGCCATCAGTCGCTCCCTCCGGAGGGCGCTTGACCGGCCGCACGGCAATTGGTACGTGGTCGGCGAATCGCGCAGTTTTGGTGAGAAAGCACAGCGTCTCCGAATTGCGGGCGAGGACCTGGTCGGCTGGAGGGTCGACGGTGAGCTGCTAATCGCCCCGGACGCGTGCCCCCACATGGGAGCATCCCTTTCGGACGGCCGAGTTCGGGAGGGCAGGCTGGTCTGCCCCTGGCACGCGCTGGCTCTGGGCAAGGAGGGGCACGGAGACTGGAAGATGTTTGCCGTTCACGAAGACGGCGTCCTCAGCTGGGTTCGGATCGGTCCCGAAGTTCCCGGAACCCCACTTCCCATTCTCGCCCCTCGACCCGACATCCATCTCGAGGGGGTGATCCGGCTCGAGGCGCGGTGCGACCCCGAGGACATCATCGCCAACCGGCTCGACCCCTGGCACGGTGTCCACTTCCACCCGTACTCCTTCGCCGCGCTGACCGTCCTCGATCTCGATGATGACATCGTCAAAGTGCGGGTGGCCAAGAGGCTTCTCGGGCGCATCGTCGCAGAGACTGATGCGACCTTTCACAGTCCGGAACCGCGCTCGATCGTCATGACCATTGTCGAGGGCGAGGGCAAGGGCTCGGTGGTTGAAACGCACGCGACCCCCATCGAACCGGGGCGCACTCTGGTCGTTGAAGCAACGCTCGCGACTTCGGATCGCGCGGGCTTTCGACACGCACGGAAGTTGCAACGCTTTATACGACCATTCATCGAACGATCCGCTCGCCGCCTCTGGGTCGATGACGCCGCCTACGCGGAGCGACTATATGAACTCCGCAACCGCTCGACAGGGTCAAAGTCAGAACGCGGTGACGCGATCCATGGTTGA
- a CDS encoding polyprenyl synthetase family protein → MSISIEGLDSDGRLCLAPREDGQRDASILWRGRINERLAELVPDESTDPRPLHESMRYSLLAGGKRIRPVLTIQVATDLGASVEAALDVACAVEMVHAASLILDDLPCMDDASLRRGQSANHLVYGEDTAILAATALLNRAFGVIAECDLLSAQTRLDLTRLLSESVGSNGIIAGQFCDLQIRHGHGDDLAGLTEMYGQKTGALFVAALEAGALVAGVDDAWVKAVREYGVNLGLAFQLLDDLLDTFGSREDIGKDTGQDDQKSTLASRLGADGTRQEVFRYVESAASALEPLGRSGNQLANLARFYTRSTMDRVTAF, encoded by the coding sequence ATGAGTATCAGCATCGAGGGTTTGGATTCCGATGGAAGGCTGTGTTTAGCCCCGCGGGAGGATGGTCAACGCGATGCCAGTATCCTCTGGCGGGGCCGGATCAACGAGCGCCTCGCGGAGCTCGTCCCGGATGAGTCCACCGATCCACGTCCGCTCCACGAGTCCATGCGCTACAGCCTGCTCGCGGGTGGCAAGCGGATCCGTCCGGTCCTCACGATTCAGGTGGCTACCGACCTCGGTGCCTCCGTGGAGGCAGCACTCGACGTCGCGTGCGCGGTCGAGATGGTTCATGCCGCCTCACTGATTCTCGATGATCTTCCGTGTATGGACGATGCCAGCCTGCGACGCGGCCAATCGGCGAACCACCTGGTCTACGGCGAAGACACCGCGATTCTCGCCGCCACCGCGCTGCTCAACCGCGCCTTCGGTGTGATCGCCGAGTGTGATCTGCTGTCGGCGCAGACGCGCCTCGACCTGACTCGTCTTCTGTCGGAGTCGGTCGGTAGTAACGGGATCATCGCCGGTCAGTTCTGTGATTTGCAGATCCGCCACGGCCACGGCGATGATCTGGCCGGTCTGACCGAGATGTATGGCCAGAAGACCGGTGCGCTCTTCGTGGCAGCTTTGGAAGCGGGCGCGCTCGTCGCCGGCGTTGATGATGCATGGGTCAAGGCGGTGCGGGAGTACGGTGTCAACCTGGGGCTCGCCTTTCAGTTGCTCGACGATCTTCTCGACACCTTCGGTTCTCGGGAAGACATCGGTAAGGACACCGGCCAGGACGACCAGAAGTCGACTCTCGCCTCGCGGCTGGGCGCTGACGGCACTCGACAGGAGGTCTTCCGCTATGTCGAGTCGGCCGCTTCGGCCCTCGAGCCTTTGGGCCGGTCGGGCAACCAGTTGGCAAACCTCGCCCGGTTCTACACGCGTTCAACCATGGATCGCGTCACCGCGTTCTGA
- a CDS encoding DUF2177 family protein — protein MDLVWLGVVARGFCHTHMGHLMKPSVNWAAAFTFYLLFLVGLVVLVILPAMERESFAHAVLLGALFGLVTCAAYDLTNLATLDGFPVKVALVDLVWGTVLCATVSSVTFLASTRLD, from the coding sequence GTGGATCTTGTCTGGCTCGGAGTGGTCGCTCGAGGTTTCTGCCACACGCACATGGGCCACCTCATGAAGCCCAGTGTCAACTGGGCTGCCGCCTTCACCTTTTATCTGTTGTTTCTGGTTGGTCTCGTGGTACTCGTCATCCTGCCGGCCATGGAACGCGAGAGCTTCGCCCACGCTGTGCTTCTCGGAGCCCTGTTCGGCCTTGTCACCTGCGCCGCCTACGATCTCACCAACCTCGCCACTCTGGACGGCTTTCCCGTGAAGGTAGCTCTGGTCGACCTGGTTTGGGGCACGGTGCTGTGCGCGACCGTGAGCTCGGTGACATTTCTCGCATCAACACGCCTGGACTAA
- a CDS encoding tryptophan-rich sensory protein encodes MMNNFAKLVIAVAMPIVVGGLSGLATSRAVSTWYPTLVKPSFKPPSWILSGSEWSLEVSATRTWATS; translated from the coding sequence ATGATGAACAATTTCGCGAAGCTGGTCATCGCGGTTGCGATGCCGATCGTGGTTGGCGGCCTCTCCGGTCTCGCCACCTCCCGGGCGGTGTCAACCTGGTACCCGACCCTGGTCAAACCGTCCTTCAAACCCCCGTCGTGGATCTTGTCTGGCTCGGAGTGGTCGCTCGAGGTTTCTGCCACACGCACATGGGCCACCTCATGA
- a CDS encoding DUF1295 domain-containing protein, with product MSPSTTIFFVLATGVGAVLLLASGLPFMNSLLLLLVAFTVLWMVSLVIGNASIVDIFWGPGFVLVGVTSLLSLPGDPTTRGLLVVGLATLWAARLALHIGIRNAGTGEDYRYRKWREEAGSSFWWISYFKVFLLQAVLLWIVSSPLLLAQQPGPGAELTVFDGVGIALFVIGFAVETMADRQLARFKKDPSNRGKVLQAGLWSRSRHPNYFGEAVLWWGIGLLALPTGGWLALVGPLLITFLLIKVSGVAMLDAALIERRPGYAEYIRSTPAFLPSLRPAAEGRQTTAD from the coding sequence ATGAGCCCAAGCACGACCATCTTTTTCGTTCTCGCTACAGGCGTGGGCGCCGTCCTCCTGCTGGCGAGCGGCCTTCCCTTCATGAACTCTTTATTGCTCCTGTTGGTCGCCTTCACCGTGCTCTGGATGGTGAGCCTGGTCATCGGCAACGCCAGCATCGTCGACATTTTCTGGGGTCCGGGGTTTGTGCTGGTTGGAGTTACCTCCCTACTGAGTCTCCCGGGCGATCCCACCACCCGCGGCCTCCTCGTCGTCGGGCTGGCGACTCTCTGGGCCGCACGGCTTGCGCTGCACATCGGCATTCGCAACGCCGGAACGGGCGAGGATTACCGATATCGGAAATGGCGCGAAGAGGCCGGATCCTCCTTCTGGTGGATCTCATACTTCAAGGTTTTTCTGCTCCAGGCAGTGCTGCTCTGGATCGTTTCATCACCCCTCCTCCTGGCCCAGCAACCTGGTCCTGGGGCAGAGCTGACCGTCTTTGACGGCGTGGGAATCGCCCTCTTTGTCATCGGCTTCGCGGTCGAGACCATGGCCGACCGCCAGCTCGCTCGGTTCAAAAAAGACCCGAGCAACAGAGGGAAGGTGTTGCAGGCCGGTCTCTGGTCGCGAAGCCGCCACCCGAACTACTTCGGTGAGGCGGTTCTCTGGTGGGGAATCGGATTGCTCGCGTTGCCGACAGGAGGGTGGCTCGCTCTGGTCGGTCCCCTGCTTATCACCTTCCTGCTGATCAAGGTGTCGGGGGTGGCCATGCTCGATGCGGCGCTCATCGAACGACGACCGGGATATGCCGAGTACATTCGATCGACTCCAGCCTTTCTTCCGAGTCTGAGACCTGCGGCAGAGGGTCGGCAGACGACCGCGGATTGA
- a CDS encoding FAD-dependent oxidoreductase: MKVAVVGSGISGLGAAWLLSRRYEIRLFEQRSRLGGHTHTVVHDADGRGLPLDTGFIVYNEKTYPLLTRLFNELSVETQSSDMSFSVSCADPDIEYASHSLGGLFANRSLVLSPTHLRMLFDIVRFGRRGRQILAGTGDPGVTIAQFLSAGRFSRTFTTYYLMPMVSAIWSSGTEAAADYPRDPLLRFLDNHGLLQVSGQPEWRTVVGGSSSYVGPMTRQFRDRILLGQGVEKVIRSADGVEIILDDDSRHGFDHVVIAAHADQALAMLAEPSAEEVELLGRWRYSVNSTWLHTDTALMPRRRAAWASWNYLMSDASRESASLTYHLNRLQRLDQDREYLVSLNPEAEPVSESVIRRMSYRHPIFTRQSVETQSELPRINGRNRTHFCGAYFGNGFHEDGLASAVAVADDLGVAF; the protein is encoded by the coding sequence ATGAAGGTCGCCGTGGTCGGCAGCGGAATTTCCGGATTGGGGGCAGCGTGGCTGCTTAGCCGCCGGTACGAAATTCGACTATTCGAACAGCGGTCGCGACTGGGGGGTCACACGCACACCGTGGTGCACGACGCCGACGGCCGAGGCCTTCCCCTCGACACCGGATTCATCGTCTACAACGAGAAGACCTACCCCCTCCTCACCCGGCTCTTCAATGAGCTGTCGGTCGAGACCCAGTCGAGCGACATGTCCTTCTCGGTGAGCTGCGCCGACCCGGACATCGAATACGCATCACACAGCCTGGGGGGGCTCTTTGCCAATCGATCTCTGGTCCTGTCGCCCACCCATCTGAGGATGCTCTTCGATATTGTCCGCTTCGGCCGACGGGGCCGGCAGATTCTCGCCGGGACCGGAGATCCAGGGGTCACGATCGCCCAGTTTCTTTCCGCAGGACGATTCTCTCGGACCTTCACCACCTATTACCTGATGCCCATGGTCTCGGCAATCTGGTCCTCGGGGACTGAGGCCGCGGCTGACTACCCGAGAGATCCCCTGCTGCGATTCCTCGACAACCATGGCCTGCTCCAGGTCTCCGGGCAGCCCGAGTGGCGCACGGTGGTCGGCGGCAGCAGCAGTTACGTCGGGCCAATGACCAGACAATTTCGCGATCGCATCCTCCTCGGCCAAGGGGTGGAGAAGGTCATCCGCAGTGCCGACGGTGTGGAGATCATCCTCGACGACGACTCGAGACATGGCTTCGATCACGTGGTGATCGCCGCTCACGCCGATCAGGCGTTGGCGATGCTTGCCGAGCCGTCGGCGGAGGAGGTCGAACTTCTCGGCCGGTGGCGATACTCGGTCAACAGCACCTGGCTCCACACCGACACGGCCTTGATGCCACGGCGGCGGGCAGCCTGGGCGTCGTGGAACTACCTCATGTCCGATGCGAGTCGGGAGAGTGCGTCCTTGACCTACCACCTCAACCGGCTGCAGAGGCTCGACCAAGACCGCGAGTACCTGGTCTCACTCAACCCGGAAGCCGAACCGGTTTCCGAGTCCGTGATTCGCCGCATGTCCTACAGGCATCCGATCTTCACCCGCCAAAGCGTGGAGACCCAGAGCGAACTGCCGCGGATCAACGGTCG